A DNA window from Chlamydia buteonis contains the following coding sequences:
- a CDS encoding hemolysin family protein: MIPTTLILLILFFTLCSGFISLSQIALFSLPTSLISHYKRSRYKNQQLVASLLSHPHHLLITLIFLDIGLNIGIQNCVAILVGDQASWLLIVGFPLALTLVLCEILPKAVALPYNTQIASFVAPLILVFTKVLRPLLYWAISGINYIVQWILSSQKMDIIQPQELKEVLQSCKDFGVVNQDESRLLYGYLSLSDCSVKERMKPRQDVLFYDIQTPLDNLYDLFSEQHCSRVPVCNDNLQNLLGICTAKALLLHGKPLQSSEDLLPLLKKPYYMPETISAKTALCHLAAEGETLGMIIDEYGSIEGLITQEDLFEIVSGEIIDQRSEKVLYTMSGKDVIIAAGTLELSDLSEIFNINLPTHNNSATLGGWLTEQMESIPITGTKLTWNNLMFQVLDAAPNRIRRVYIRKMHD, from the coding sequence ATGATTCCTACTACATTGATTCTTTTAATCTTATTTTTCACTCTATGTTCTGGATTCATTTCACTATCACAGATTGCACTTTTTTCTCTTCCTACTTCTTTAATTTCTCACTACAAGCGCTCTAGATATAAAAACCAACAGTTAGTAGCTTCGCTACTCTCTCATCCTCATCATTTATTAATCACTCTGATTTTTCTTGATATTGGTTTAAATATTGGGATTCAAAACTGCGTTGCTATACTTGTTGGAGATCAAGCATCTTGGTTACTTATTGTAGGTTTCCCCCTAGCGCTAACTTTAGTTCTTTGTGAGATTTTACCCAAAGCTGTAGCTCTACCTTATAACACACAAATAGCCTCTTTTGTAGCTCCTTTGATTTTAGTATTTACTAAAGTTCTTCGACCGTTACTTTATTGGGCGATTAGCGGAATTAATTATATTGTACAATGGATTCTTTCGTCTCAGAAAATGGATATTATCCAACCTCAAGAGTTGAAAGAAGTTTTACAAAGTTGTAAGGACTTCGGTGTCGTCAACCAAGATGAAAGCCGTCTATTATATGGTTATTTATCTCTTAGTGATTGTAGTGTAAAAGAGCGCATGAAACCCCGACAAGATGTTTTATTCTATGACATTCAAACGCCTCTGGATAATCTCTATGATCTATTTTCTGAACAGCATTGCTCACGAGTTCCTGTATGTAATGATAATTTGCAAAACTTATTAGGCATCTGTACAGCAAAAGCTTTGCTACTCCACGGCAAGCCTTTGCAGTCCTCAGAAGACCTTTTACCCTTATTGAAAAAGCCTTACTATATGCCTGAAACAATATCAGCAAAAACAGCCTTGTGTCATCTTGCTGCTGAAGGTGAAACTCTTGGTATGATTATTGATGAATATGGTTCTATTGAAGGATTGATTACTCAAGAAGACTTGTTTGAAATTGTTTCAGGAGAAATCATAGATCAACGAAGTGAAAAAGTTCTTTATACAATGTCTGGGAAAGATGTTATTATTGCTGCAGGGACTTTAGAGTTAAGTGACCTTAGTGAGATTTTTAATATTAATCTTCCCACTCATAACAATAGTGCGACTTTAGGAGGATGGTTAACTGAGCAGATGGAATCTATTCCAATCACAGGAACAAAGCTCACTTGGAATAATCTTATGTTTCAAGTTTTGGATGCTGCGCCGAATCGTATACGCCGAGTCTATATAAGGAAAATGCATGACTGA
- the dcd gene encoding dCTP deaminase → MSIKEDKWIRKMALAHGMIEPFADGQVNLNPETGEKLISYGLSSYGYDLRLSREFKVFTNVYNSLVDPKRFTEDTFISITDDVCIIPPNSFALAHSVEYFRIPRNVLTMCIGKSTYARCGLIVNVTPFEPEWEGYVTIEISNTTPLPAKIYANEGIAQVLFFEADEMCEVSYAERKGKYQKQQGITVPFV, encoded by the coding sequence ATGAGCATTAAAGAAGATAAATGGATTCGCAAAATGGCATTGGCTCATGGAATGATCGAGCCTTTTGCTGATGGTCAAGTAAATCTCAACCCAGAGACTGGAGAAAAGTTAATCAGCTATGGTTTGTCTAGCTATGGTTATGATCTTCGTTTGTCCCGAGAATTTAAGGTTTTCACTAACGTTTACAATTCTTTAGTTGACCCCAAACGTTTTACAGAAGACACATTTATTTCGATTACTGATGACGTTTGTATCATTCCTCCGAATTCATTCGCTCTTGCTCATAGTGTAGAGTATTTTCGTATTCCAAGAAATGTCTTAACAATGTGTATAGGAAAATCTACATATGCACGTTGCGGACTTATTGTGAATGTAACTCCTTTTGAACCTGAATGGGAAGGTTACGTTACCATAGAAATTTCTAATACAACCCCCTTACCGGCAAAAATTTATGCCAACGAGGGAATTGCTCAGGTATTGTTCTTTGAAGCAGATGAGATGTGTGAAGTGTCTTACGCTGAGAGAAAAGGTAAATATCAAAAACAGCAGGGAATTACAGTTCCTTTTGTTTAA
- a CDS encoding CNNM domain-containing protein: protein MTDSPFFWLGINFLCIVLQGFYSMMEMACVSFNRVRLQYYLTKDHKKARYINFLIRRPYRLFGTVMLGVNIALQVGSESSRNCYKALGFSPDYAPFTQIFLVVIFAELLPLTISRKVPERLALWGAPILYYSHYLFYPLIQFIGSLTEGVYYLLKIKKEKLNSTLSRDEFQKALETHHEEQDFNVIATNIFSLSATSAEQVCLPLDQVTMLPSTANVKDLRRKIKNTDMEFIPVYHKVRKNVIGIALPKDFVNKRPDDALIHNLHSPWFITAKSKLIRILKEFRDNRSSVAVVLNSSGEPMGILSLSAIFNILFNTTNIAQLKPKTVSVIERTFPGNTPLEDLQKELGIELTRYGVETLAQLVLQLLDTPAEIGTSVITDNLLLEVKEVSLYGIKSVSIKNLLS, encoded by the coding sequence ATGACTGACTCTCCTTTCTTTTGGCTTGGAATTAATTTTCTATGCATTGTCCTTCAGGGATTTTATTCCATGATGGAAATGGCTTGCGTTTCTTTTAATCGCGTACGCTTGCAATATTATTTAACCAAAGACCATAAGAAAGCTCGTTATATTAATTTTCTTATTCGCCGTCCTTATCGCCTGTTCGGAACGGTAATGCTCGGTGTGAATATAGCGCTTCAAGTAGGCTCTGAATCATCTCGGAACTGTTATAAAGCTTTAGGTTTTTCCCCTGATTATGCTCCATTTACTCAGATTTTCCTTGTAGTCATTTTTGCCGAACTTCTTCCATTAACGATATCACGTAAAGTTCCTGAGAGATTAGCACTTTGGGGTGCCCCCATCTTATATTACTCCCACTATTTATTTTATCCCTTAATTCAGTTTATAGGTAGTCTCACGGAAGGAGTGTATTACCTTTTAAAAATAAAGAAAGAAAAACTTAACTCCACGTTAAGTCGTGATGAATTTCAAAAAGCCTTAGAAACACATCATGAAGAACAAGACTTTAATGTGATTGCGACAAATATTTTCTCTTTAAGTGCAACATCCGCAGAGCAAGTATGTCTTCCTTTAGACCAGGTTACAATGTTGCCTTCTACAGCAAACGTGAAAGATTTACGTCGCAAGATTAAAAACACTGATATGGAATTTATCCCTGTCTATCACAAGGTACGTAAAAATGTGATAGGAATAGCGCTTCCCAAAGATTTTGTAAACAAACGCCCTGATGATGCTTTAATTCACAACCTCCATTCACCATGGTTCATTACAGCGAAATCTAAATTAATACGTATCTTAAAAGAGTTTAGAGATAATCGTTCTAGTGTTGCTGTTGTTTTGAATTCCTCTGGAGAACCTATGGGAATTCTTAGTTTAAGTGCGATTTTTAACATCCTATTTAACACGACCAACATTGCTCAACTAAAACCTAAAACCGTCTCTGTAATAGAAAGAACATTCCCTGGAAATACGCCCCTAGAAGACCTACAAAAAGAGTTAGGTATTGAACTTACACGTTATGGAGTAGAAACCCTAGCACAATTAGTGTTACAATTGCTAGATACCCCTGCTGAAATTGGAACATCCGTAATTACTGATAACCTTCTTTTAGAAGTTAAAGAAGTTTCATTATATGGCATTAAAAGCGTTTCTATTAAGAATCTGCTCTCGTAG
- a CDS encoding glycogen debranching protein, whose product MGKISFYPGSPLPLGATQLSSDCYRFALFSSRATQVVLVLADKNLHTQEIVLSSKDNRTGAIWHIEVEGISDLWSYAFRVDGPASSLGRFDFKKYLADPYAKNLHSPQTFGSIKTPEDYAFSYLKNEEFSWEGDRCLNLPKEESIIYEMHVRSFTWNNSSKSRYPGTFLGIVEKIDYLKKLGINAIELLPIFEFDETYHPFRNVNFPHLCNYWGYSSVNFFSPCRRYAYGSDPCAPIREFKTLVKALHQAGIEVILDVVFNHTGLENTTCPLQWIDLPSYYIVNSQGEFANYSGCGNTVNTNHTPTTQLILDSLRYWVQEMHVDGFRFDLASIFSRDPSGKPLPFSPVLQAISYDPILAETKIIAEPWDAAGLYQLGYFPTLNSRWSEWNGQYRDTVKAFLNGNDQLIGTFASRISGSQDLYPYGSPCNSINYICSHDGFTLYDTVSYNNKHNEENQEGNCDGSDANYSYNFGEEGETQNPQIIELRQRQMRNFLLTLFLSQGIPMLQSGDEYGHTAKGNNNRWSLDTDANHFLWNELSKNSSLVDFVCNAIRFRKKHKEIFNQGFLTQDNITWLDATGNPIQWSPGNFLAYELKHAHYSLFTAFHIGEGQIEVHLPNLRENFISYQKIVDSSSGFVSQHLSEKITLDSYMMLVAISYANNKH is encoded by the coding sequence ATGGGCAAAATTAGTTTTTATCCAGGCTCTCCACTACCTCTGGGAGCAACTCAGCTTTCTTCTGACTGTTATCGTTTTGCGTTATTTTCTTCACGAGCCACTCAAGTTGTACTTGTTCTTGCTGATAAAAACTTACATACGCAAGAAATTGTTTTGTCTAGCAAAGACAACCGTACAGGAGCCATCTGGCACATAGAAGTGGAAGGAATTTCAGATCTATGGTCTTATGCTTTTCGTGTAGATGGCCCTGCAAGCTCTTTAGGCAGATTTGATTTTAAAAAATATCTTGCTGATCCTTATGCAAAAAACCTTCATTCTCCACAAACTTTTGGCTCTATAAAAACTCCTGAAGACTATGCCTTTAGTTATTTAAAAAATGAAGAGTTTTCTTGGGAAGGAGATCGTTGTCTCAATTTACCTAAAGAAGAATCAATCATTTATGAAATGCATGTTCGCTCATTTACTTGGAATAATTCTTCCAAATCACGTTATCCGGGGACTTTCCTAGGGATTGTTGAGAAAATAGATTACCTAAAAAAGCTAGGAATTAATGCTATTGAGCTGCTCCCTATTTTTGAATTTGATGAAACATATCATCCTTTTCGCAATGTAAACTTTCCCCACCTTTGCAACTACTGGGGTTATTCTTCTGTCAATTTTTTTTCTCCTTGTCGACGCTATGCCTATGGGTCTGATCCATGTGCACCTATCCGAGAATTCAAAACTCTAGTCAAAGCATTGCATCAAGCAGGTATTGAAGTGATTCTTGATGTTGTTTTCAATCATACGGGATTAGAAAACACAACTTGTCCTCTACAGTGGATAGATCTTCCTTCTTATTACATAGTGAATTCCCAAGGAGAGTTTGCTAATTATTCAGGGTGTGGCAATACGGTAAATACGAATCACACCCCCACCACGCAATTGATTTTGGATTCCTTACGTTATTGGGTTCAAGAAATGCACGTAGATGGATTTCGTTTTGACCTTGCCTCTATATTCTCACGTGATCCTTCGGGGAAACCTCTTCCATTTTCCCCTGTTTTACAGGCTATTAGCTATGATCCTATCCTTGCTGAAACGAAAATTATTGCCGAACCTTGGGATGCTGCTGGCCTCTATCAATTAGGTTATTTCCCCACTCTAAATTCACGTTGGAGCGAATGGAATGGCCAATACCGAGACACAGTAAAAGCTTTTCTAAATGGAAATGACCAGCTGATTGGTACTTTTGCTTCAAGGATTTCTGGATCTCAAGATCTCTATCCTTATGGGTCTCCCTGTAATTCCATTAACTATATTTGTAGCCACGATGGCTTCACTTTGTATGACACAGTTTCCTATAATAACAAACATAACGAAGAAAATCAGGAAGGCAATTGCGACGGAAGTGATGCAAATTACAGTTATAATTTTGGAGAAGAAGGAGAAACACAAAATCCACAAATCATAGAATTACGGCAACGTCAAATGCGTAATTTCTTACTAACCCTATTCCTTTCTCAAGGAATACCCATGTTACAATCTGGAGATGAATACGGCCACACAGCAAAGGGAAATAATAATCGCTGGTCATTAGATACTGATGCCAACCATTTTCTTTGGAATGAACTATCTAAAAATTCGTCTCTTGTAGACTTTGTCTGTAATGCAATTCGCTTTAGAAAAAAGCACAAAGAAATCTTCAACCAAGGATTTCTTACTCAAGACAATATCACTTGGCTTGATGCTACTGGCAATCCCATACAATGGAGCCCCGGTAATTTTTTAGCTTATGAACTCAAACATGCTCACTACAGCTTATTTACTGCGTTCCATATAGGAGAAGGGCAGATAGAAGTTCATCTACCAAACTTAAGAGAGAATTTTATTTCTTATCAAAAAATAGTAGACAGCTCTTCAGGCTTTGTTTCTCAGCACTTATCAGAAAAAATAACTTTAGACTCTTACATGATGCTAGTTGCTATAAGCTATGCCAATAACAAGCATTAG
- a CDS encoding type III secretion chaperone Slc1, translating into MSRQNAEENLKNFAKELKLPDVAFDQNNTCILFVDGEFSLHLTYEEHSDRLYVYAPLLDGLPDNTQRKLALYEKLLEGSMLGGQMAGGGVGVATKEQLILMHCVLDMKYAETNLLKAFAQLFIETVVKWRTVCADICAGREPSVDTMPQMPQAGGGMQPPPTGIRA; encoded by the coding sequence ATGTCTAGGCAAAATGCTGAGGAAAATCTAAAAAATTTTGCTAAAGAACTAAAGCTACCAGACGTGGCTTTTGATCAGAATAATACGTGCATTTTGTTTGTTGACGGCGAATTTTCTCTTCACCTCACTTACGAAGAACATTCTGATCGTTTGTATGTGTACGCTCCCTTGTTAGACGGTTTGCCAGATAATACCCAAAGAAAGCTAGCTTTATATGAAAAGCTTTTAGAGGGATCTATGCTCGGCGGACAAATGGCTGGTGGTGGCGTTGGAGTTGCTACTAAGGAACAGCTCATTTTGATGCATTGCGTTTTAGATATGAAATATGCTGAAACAAACCTTTTAAAAGCGTTCGCCCAGTTGTTTATTGAAACTGTTGTGAAGTGGCGGACTGTTTGTGCTGATATTTGTGCAGGTAGGGAACCTTCCGTAGATACTATGCCTCAAATGCCCCAAGCCGGTGGCGGAATGCAGCCTCCTCCTACAGGAATTCGTGCGTAA
- a CDS encoding single-stranded DNA-binding protein, whose translation MMFGYFVGYLGADPEERMTSKGKRVVVLRLGVKSRVGTKDETVWCKCNVWHNRYDKMLPYLKKGSGVIIAGDISVESYMSKDGTPQSSLVISVDTIKFSPFSRSETRSPAAEDNLSHVSYDNVSVGFEGESLDAEAIADKDMYAGYGQGQQYVSEDVPF comes from the coding sequence ATGATGTTTGGTTATTTTGTCGGTTACTTAGGAGCAGATCCTGAAGAAAGAATGACTTCAAAAGGTAAACGTGTAGTTGTGTTGCGTCTAGGTGTGAAATCTCGCGTAGGAACCAAAGATGAAACCGTGTGGTGCAAATGTAACGTTTGGCATAATCGTTACGATAAAATGCTCCCTTATTTGAAAAAAGGATCAGGAGTAATTATTGCTGGGGATATTTCTGTAGAAAGCTACATGAGTAAGGATGGCACCCCTCAATCTTCTTTGGTAATTAGTGTCGATACAATTAAGTTTAGTCCTTTTAGTAGAAGCGAAACTCGCTCTCCAGCGGCAGAGGATAATCTGTCTCATGTGTCTTATGACAATGTGTCTGTAGGATTTGAGGGAGAGAGTTTGGATGCTGAAGCTATAGCAGATAAAGATATGTATGCTGGTTATGGTCAAGGTCAGCAATATGTATCTGAAGATGTGCCTTTTTAG
- the ruvB gene encoding Holliday junction branch migration DNA helicase RuvB — protein MTHQVSVLHQDKKFDVSLRPKGLKEFCGQAQLTERLELFLNAAIQRGEVPGHCLFFGPPGLGKTSLAHIVANTVGKGLIVASGPQLVKPSDLLGLLTSLQEGDVFFIDEIHRMGKVAEEYLYSAMEDYKIDITIDSGPGARSVSVDLAPFSLVGATTRSGMLSEPLRARFSFTGRVSYYSDKDLATILRRSSNLLGIDADVSALHEIARRSRGTPRLANNLLRWVRDFAQMREGNCINSDVAEKALAMLLIDEWGLNEIDIKLLTTIMDYYQGGPVGIKTLSVAVGEDVRTLEDVYEPFLILKGLLKKTSRGRMVTQLAYNHLKRCSDNLQSLGEEK, from the coding sequence ATGACACATCAAGTATCTGTCTTACATCAAGATAAAAAGTTCGATGTTTCTTTAAGACCTAAGGGTTTAAAAGAGTTTTGCGGTCAAGCTCAGCTTACAGAACGATTGGAGTTGTTTCTTAATGCTGCGATACAACGAGGGGAAGTTCCTGGGCATTGTCTTTTTTTTGGTCCTCCGGGATTGGGGAAAACCTCGCTCGCTCATATTGTTGCAAACACAGTAGGAAAAGGGCTGATTGTTGCTTCAGGACCGCAACTAGTTAAACCCTCTGATTTATTAGGATTGTTAACAAGTTTACAAGAAGGGGACGTTTTCTTTATTGATGAAATCCATCGTATGGGAAAGGTTGCTGAAGAGTATTTATATTCTGCAATGGAAGACTATAAGATTGACATCACCATTGATTCAGGTCCCGGTGCACGGTCTGTTTCTGTAGATCTCGCTCCTTTTAGTTTGGTTGGAGCTACAACCCGCTCTGGAATGTTAAGCGAACCTCTCCGCGCACGTTTTTCTTTTACTGGCAGGGTATCATATTATTCCGACAAAGATTTAGCGACAATCCTTCGACGATCTTCAAATTTATTAGGGATTGATGCAGATGTTTCTGCTCTACACGAAATTGCGCGAAGATCTAGAGGAACTCCTAGGTTAGCGAATAACCTTTTGCGTTGGGTGCGTGATTTTGCACAGATGCGAGAGGGGAATTGCATCAATAGTGACGTAGCCGAAAAAGCTTTAGCTATGCTATTAATAGATGAGTGGGGATTAAATGAGATTGATATTAAACTCCTCACCACAATAATGGATTATTATCAGGGTGGTCCTGTAGGAATTAAAACTTTGTCAGTGGCCGTAGGAGAAGACGTCAGAACCTTAGAAGATGTATATGAGCCTTTCTTAATTTTAAAAGGTTTATTAAAGAAAACATCTCGAGGGAGAATGGTTACCCAACTTGCCTATAATCATTTGAAAAGGTGTTCAGATAATTTACAGAGTTTAGGAGAAGAAAAGTGA
- a CDS encoding leucyl aminopeptidase has protein sequence MVLFHSQASCSKRVKADAIVLPFWKFKDKPQCAASIAKEYESLYRVALDNFSGERGEVEFIYNSGQGKEKRLLILGLGKNEELTSQDVLEVYAKATRTLRKAKCTTVNVVLPTISELRIPVEDFLTNLTSGILSLNYNYPKYAKATKSTDPLLTKVTVLGIVPKVADRIFRKEESIFEGVYLTRDLVNGNADEVTPEKLANIAKGLAKEFPSVDAKVLNKDAILKEKMGLLAAVAKGSAVDPCFIVLSYQGKPKSKDHTVLIGKGVTFDSGGLDLKPGKAMLTMKEDMAGAATVLGILSGVAALELPVNVTALIPATENAIDAASYKMGDVYVGMSGLSVEIGSTDAEGRLILADAITYALKYCKPTRIIDFATLTGAMVVSLGEDVAGFFSNNDVLAQDLFEASAETSESLWRLPLVEKYDKALHSDIADMKNIGSNRAGAITAALFLKRFLEDQPVAWAHLDIAGTAYREKDEDAYPKYASGFGVRCLIYYIEKFLSK, from the coding sequence GTGGTTCTATTTCACTCTCAAGCATCTTGTAGTAAACGAGTTAAGGCTGATGCGATTGTTCTTCCTTTTTGGAAGTTTAAAGATAAGCCTCAATGCGCAGCTTCCATCGCAAAGGAATATGAATCACTTTATCGAGTTGCCTTGGATAACTTCTCTGGAGAAAGAGGGGAAGTCGAGTTTATCTATAATTCTGGACAAGGGAAGGAAAAGCGTCTTTTAATTTTAGGATTAGGGAAGAATGAGGAGTTAACTTCTCAGGATGTTTTAGAGGTTTATGCTAAAGCAACGCGCACATTACGTAAGGCAAAATGTACAACAGTGAATGTCGTACTTCCTACAATTTCCGAGTTGCGTATTCCTGTGGAGGATTTCTTAACCAATCTGACTTCAGGAATCCTATCTTTGAACTATAATTACCCTAAGTATGCTAAGGCAACGAAAAGCACAGATCCCTTATTAACTAAAGTTACTGTATTGGGAATTGTACCTAAGGTTGCTGATAGAATCTTTAGAAAAGAAGAAAGTATCTTTGAAGGTGTCTATCTGACACGAGATCTTGTGAATGGGAATGCAGATGAGGTAACTCCTGAAAAATTAGCAAATATTGCTAAAGGATTAGCTAAGGAATTCCCTAGCGTTGACGCTAAGGTTTTGAATAAGGATGCTATTCTTAAAGAGAAGATGGGTTTGTTGGCGGCTGTTGCTAAGGGCTCAGCTGTAGACCCTTGTTTTATTGTTTTAAGCTATCAAGGTAAACCAAAATCGAAAGATCATACTGTACTTATAGGCAAAGGTGTAACTTTTGATTCCGGGGGCTTAGACCTTAAACCCGGCAAAGCAATGTTGACTATGAAGGAAGACATGGCAGGAGCCGCTACAGTATTAGGTATTCTTTCAGGGGTCGCTGCTCTTGAGCTTCCTGTAAATGTTACCGCTCTTATTCCTGCTACAGAGAATGCTATAGATGCTGCCTCTTATAAGATGGGGGATGTTTACGTTGGGATGTCAGGACTATCAGTAGAGATTGGTAGCACGGATGCTGAGGGTCGTCTAATACTTGCTGACGCAATCACTTATGCTTTAAAATACTGCAAGCCTACGAGAATTATTGATTTTGCTACCCTAACAGGTGCTATGGTCGTTTCTTTAGGCGAGGATGTTGCTGGTTTCTTCTCAAATAATGATGTATTAGCTCAAGATCTTTTTGAAGCTTCTGCTGAAACTAGCGAATCTTTATGGCGCTTGCCTCTTGTTGAAAAATATGACAAAGCTTTGCATTCCGATATTGCTGATATGAAAAATATTGGCAGTAACCGTGCTGGGGCTATTACAGCGGCACTTTTCTTAAAACGTTTTCTTGAAGATCAACCGGTGGCGTGGGCTCATTTAGACATCGCAGGTACTGCATATCGTGAAAAAGATGAGGATGCTTATCCGAAATATGCTTCTGGTTTTGGTGTTCGTTGTCTTATTTATTACATAGAAAAGTTCTTATCTAAGTAA
- a CDS encoding SpoIID/LytB domain-containing protein: MKILKCILLGLSFSMGVAGYTEVKVSDTFMVQPIVSEPKIRVLLLNESTTALIEAKGPYRLYGDNALLQHSPHGLRCAAHALYEGVRWGESFPGVQCLKIEPTDDSASLFVNGLQYKGALYIHKTDKHCILVTNELTVEEYLKSILSTKYLKELDKEALSACVILERTALYERLLAKNPQDFWHVTGAEDNYCGYGATKQFYGVEDAVDWTSRLIVDNPEGLIIDADGLLKANVDRLAVEGYNARQILEKFYKDADFVVIESWNDEANEIS; the protein is encoded by the coding sequence GTGAAGATATTGAAGTGCATCCTTTTAGGACTTTCCTTCAGTATGGGTGTAGCCGGGTACACAGAAGTTAAGGTTTCTGATACTTTTATGGTTCAACCTATTGTTTCTGAACCTAAAATTCGGGTTCTTCTTCTGAATGAAAGTACAACAGCCTTGATAGAAGCCAAAGGTCCTTATCGTCTTTATGGTGATAATGCATTGTTACAACACTCGCCGCATGGTTTGCGTTGCGCAGCTCACGCACTTTATGAAGGAGTGCGCTGGGGAGAAAGCTTCCCTGGAGTGCAATGTTTGAAAATAGAACCTACTGATGATTCGGCCTCATTATTTGTTAACGGACTACAGTATAAAGGGGCTCTATATATCCATAAGACAGATAAGCATTGTATTCTTGTAACTAATGAGCTTACTGTTGAAGAGTATCTTAAATCCATTCTTTCTACAAAATATCTCAAGGAATTAGATAAAGAAGCTTTGTCCGCATGCGTGATTTTAGAAAGAACAGCTTTATATGAAAGGCTTCTCGCTAAAAATCCTCAGGATTTCTGGCATGTTACAGGAGCTGAAGATAATTATTGTGGTTATGGAGCTACAAAACAATTTTATGGTGTTGAGGATGCTGTAGATTGGACGTCACGCTTGATTGTTGATAATCCTGAGGGGTTAATTATTGATGCTGATGGCTTGCTCAAAGCTAATGTAGATCGTCTTGCTGTAGAAGGCTATAACGCACGTCAAATCCTTGAAAAATTCTATAAAGATGCTGATTTTGTAGTTATAGAATCCTGGAATGATGAAGCCAATGAAATTAGCTAA
- a CDS encoding cysteine desulfurase family protein, which yields MIYLDNNAMASLEPGLLDFLQQLFCQGIYANPSSVHSAGKKSRKLIHDTTGLIQRVLSFPGKIIYTASATESLNLAIASLPKGSHVITCSGEHPAIIEPLKNANLSVSYLDPEQGSCIVSPQQIEAAISPATSAIVLGWVNSEIGAKINIEAIAHIANERNLQFIVDATAIIGRERVSIPKGVTMVAFSGHKFHALSGIGALLISAGVKVSPLIWGGGQQGGVRSGTENLWGIASLFYIFTMLDKKQEEIAERIVIYRNYFEQRLKERIPEIKIHCENQPRVNNISAIAFPPLEGEVMQIALDMEGIACGYGSACSSGATTAFKSLAAMNTEQDIAVATLRFSFSHLLAQADLDLAIEKIVKVVTRLKGAW from the coding sequence ATGATTTATCTGGATAATAACGCTATGGCTTCTTTAGAGCCGGGGCTTTTAGATTTTCTACAGCAACTGTTTTGTCAGGGCATTTATGCGAATCCCTCAAGCGTCCATAGTGCCGGAAAGAAATCTCGAAAACTAATTCACGATACTACAGGTTTAATTCAGAGAGTTTTGTCTTTTCCTGGAAAGATAATTTACACGGCAAGTGCCACAGAAAGTCTGAATCTTGCTATTGCTAGCCTTCCTAAAGGAAGTCATGTCATTACCTGTAGTGGTGAACATCCGGCTATTATCGAGCCTTTAAAAAATGCTAATCTTTCCGTTTCATATTTAGATCCTGAACAAGGAAGTTGCATAGTTAGTCCTCAGCAAATAGAAGCCGCTATTAGCCCAGCCACGTCAGCTATTGTTTTGGGGTGGGTAAATAGCGAAATTGGTGCAAAAATAAATATAGAGGCAATTGCACATATCGCTAACGAACGTAATTTACAATTTATTGTAGATGCTACAGCTATTATAGGTAGAGAGAGGGTTAGTATTCCTAAAGGCGTGACGATGGTTGCCTTCAGTGGGCATAAGTTTCATGCTCTCTCAGGAATAGGCGCTCTTCTTATCTCTGCAGGGGTGAAGGTTTCTCCTTTAATTTGGGGCGGTGGTCAGCAAGGGGGAGTGCGTTCAGGAACAGAGAATCTCTGGGGTATAGCTTCGTTGTTTTATATTTTTACCATGTTAGATAAAAAGCAGGAAGAAATAGCCGAAAGAATTGTAATTTATCGTAATTACTTTGAACAACGTCTGAAAGAACGTATTCCTGAGATTAAAATTCATTGTGAGAATCAACCTCGGGTGAATAATATTTCCGCTATAGCCTTCCCCCCCTTAGAGGGTGAGGTAATGCAAATAGCTTTAGATATGGAAGGTATAGCCTGTGGCTATGGTTCAGCATGTTCTTCTGGAGCTACTACAGCTTTTAAATCATTAGCTGCTATGAACACGGAACAGGATATTGCTGTAGCCACGTTAAGGTTTTCCTTCTCTCATTTGTTAGCTCAGGCAGATCTTGATTTGGCTATAGAGAAGATTGTGAAGGTAGTTACTCGATTAAAAGGTGCTTGGTAA